In a single window of the Elaeis guineensis isolate ETL-2024a chromosome 8, EG11, whole genome shotgun sequence genome:
- the LOC105034572 gene encoding cell wall / vacuolar inhibitor of fructosidase 2, with protein sequence MASILPRLLPLLSLLTLSLSTQTPTTDAPTLIQKTCNTTTYYNFCVSSLQSDPESPKADVRGLSTIAIHLAISNATNTSSFTAALSHSAADPSLRAVLRECAAKYSNAGEALEWSLDALSTESYDYAFVHVSAAAEYPNVCRVLFRKHPGCRTRRRWQAGRRCWSTCAP encoded by the coding sequence ATGGCTTCCATTCTTCCTCGCCTCCTCCCGCTCCTCTCTCTCCTCACTCTCTCGCTCTCCACCCAAACCCCCACCACCGATGCCCCCACCCTCATCCAAAAGACGTGCAACACCACCACCTACTACAACTTCTGCGTCTCCTCTCTCCAGTCCGACCCTGAGAGCCCCAAGGCCGACGTCAGGGGCCTCTCCACCATCGCCATCCACCTCGCTATCTCCAACGCCACCAACACTTCCTCCTTCACCGCCGCCCTCTCCCATTCCGCCGCCGACCCCTCGCTCCGGGCCGTCCTCCGGGAGTGCGCCGCCAAGTACAGCAACGCCGGCGAGGCCCTGGAATGGTCGCTCGATGCCTTGTCGACCGAGTCGTACGACTATGCCTTCGTCCACGTGAGCGCCGCCGCCGAGTATCCCAACGTCTGCCGCGTGTTGTTCCGGAAGCACCCCGGCTGCCGTACCCGGCGGAGATGGCAAGCAGGGAGGAGGTGTTGGAGCACTTGTGCACCATAG